In Sciurus carolinensis chromosome 13, mSciCar1.2, whole genome shotgun sequence, a genomic segment contains:
- the LOC124962851 gene encoding LOW QUALITY PROTEIN: transcription factor Sp1-like (The sequence of the model RefSeq protein was modified relative to this genomic sequence to represent the inferred CDS: inserted 5 bases in 3 codons; deleted 1 base in 1 codon; substituted 1 base at 1 genomic stop codon): MSNQAYSMDEITAVKTEKGVGGNNGGKWKWRWCLSQTRGSSTGSSSSSGGGGGGGGGQESQPSPLALLAAACSRIESPNENSNNSQGPSQSXGTGELDLTAAQLSQGANGWQIVSSSSGATPTSKEQSGNSTNGSSGSESFKNRTASGGQSVVAAASNLQNQRVLTELPGVMPNIQYQVIPQFRTIDGQQLQCAATGAQVQQDGSGQIQIIAGANQQTITNRGSGGSIIAAVPNLLQQAVPFRGLANNVLSGQTQYVTSVPVALNGNITLLPVTSGTAISSASLVSSRASSSSFFTNANNYSTTTTTHNMGIMNFTTSGSSGTNSQGQTPQRVSGLQGSDALNIQQNQTSGGSLQANQQKGEQNQQTQQQQILIQPQLVQGEQALQVLQAAPLSGQAFTTQAISQETLQNLQLQAIPNSGPTIIWTPTVGPNGQVSWQTLQLQHLQVQNPQAQTITLAPMQGVSLGQTSSSNTTLTPIASAASIPAGTVTVNAAQLSCTPGLQTINLSALGTSGIQVHQLPGLPLAIANTPGDHGAQLGLHGAGGDGIHDDTAGGEGENSPDPQPQAGRRTWXEACTCSYCKXSEGRGSGNPGKKKQXKGCGKVYGKTSHLRAHLHWHTGERPFMCTWSYCGTRFTRSDELQRHKHTHTGEKKFACPECPKRFMRSDHLSKHIKTHQNKKGGPGVALSVDTLPLNSGAGSEGSGTATPSALIATNMVAMEAICSEGIACLANRIVLKAQPLKHCLS, translated from the exons ATGAGCAACCAAGCTTACTCCATGGATGAAATAACAGCAGTGAAGACTGAAAAAGGAGTTGGTGGCAATAATGGGGGCAAATGGAAATGGCGGTGGTGCCTTTCTCAGACTCGAGGCAGCAGCACaggcagtagcagcagcagtggaggaggaggtggaggaggaggagggcaggaatcCCAGCCATCCCCTTTGGCTCTGCTGGCAGCAGCCTGCAGCAGAATCGAGTCACCCAATGAGAACAGCAACAACTCCCAGGGCCCAAGCCAGT GGGGCACAGGTGAGCTTGACCTCACAGCCGCACAACTTTCACAGGGTGCCAATGGCTGGCAGATcgtctcttcctcctctggggcTACTCCTACCTCAAAGGAACAGAGTGGCAACAGTACCAATGGCAGCAGTGGCAGTGAGTCTTTCAAGAATCGCACAGCGTCTGGTGGGCAGTCTGTTGTGGCCGCCGCCTCCAACTTACAGAACCAGCGAGTTCTGACAGAACTGCCTGGAGTGATGCCTAACATCCAATATCAAGTAATCCCACAGTTCCGAACCATTGATGGGCAGCAGCTGCAGTGTGCTGCCACTGGGGCACAAGTGCAGCAGGATGGTTCTGGTCAAATACAGATCATAGCAGGTGCAAACCAGCAGACCATCACAAATCGAGGAAGTGGAGGCAGCATCATTGCTGCTGTGCCAAACCTACTCCAGCAGGCTGTACCCTTCCGAGGCCTA GCTAATAATGTGCTCTCAGGACAGACTCAATATGTGACCAGTGTACCAGTGGCCTTGAATGGGAATATCACCTTGCTGCCTGTCACCTCAGGGACTGCCATCAGTTCTGCCAGCTTGGTGTCATCACGAGCCAGTTCCAGCTCCTTTTTCACCAATGCCAATAACTACTCAACAACTACTACCACCCACAACATGGGGATTATGAACTTTACCACCAGTGGATCATCAGGGACCAATTCTCAAGGTCAGACACCCCAGAGGGTTAGTGGGCTACAGGGGTCTGATGCCTTGAACATCCAGCAGAACCAGACATCTGGAGGTTCACTGCAAGCAAATCAGCAAAAAGGAGAACAAAACCAGCAGACACAGCAACAACAAATTCTTATTCAGCCTCAGTTAGTTCAAGGGGAACAGGCTCTTCAGGTCCTCCAAGCAGCACCATTGTCAGGGCAGGCCTTTACAACTCAAGCTATCTCCCAGGAAACCCTCCAGAACCTCCAGCTTCAGGCTATTCCAAACTCTGGCCCCACCATCATCTGGACACCAACAGTGGGGCCCAATGGACAGGTCAGTTGGCAAACTCTTCAACTGCAGCACCTCCAAGTTCAGAACCCACAGGCTCAGACAATCACTTTGGCCCCAATGCAGGGTGTTTCCTTGGGGCAGACCAGCAGCAGCAACACCACCCTTACACCCATTGCCTCAGCTGCCTCCATCCCTGCCGGCACTGTCACTGTGAATGCTGCTCAGCTCTCCTGCACACCAGGCCTCCAGACTATTAACCTCAGTGCACTGGGTACTTCAGGAATTCAGGTGCACCAACTTCCAGGCCTGCCGTTGGCTATAGCAAATACCCCAGGTGATCATGGAGCTCAACTTGGCCTCCATGGGGCTGGTGGTGATGGGATACATGATGACACAGCAGGTGGAGAAGGAGAGAACAGCCCAGATCCCCAACCCCAGGCTGGTCGGAGGACCTGGTGAGAAGCATGCACCTGCTCTTACTGTAA GAGTGAGGGAAGGGGTTCTGGGAATCCTGGcaaaaagaaaca caaaggCTGTGGTAAAGTATATGGCAAGACCTCACACCTACGGGCACACTTGCACTGGCATACAGGTGAAAGGCCATTCATGTGTACCTGGTCATATTGTGGGACGCGCTTTACACGTTCGGATGAGCTGCAGAGACATAAACACACGCACACAGGTGAGAAGAAGTTTGCCTGCCCTGAGTGTCCTAAGCGCTTCATGAGGAGTGATCACCTGTCAAAGCATATCAAGACCCACCAGAATAAGAAGGGAGGCCCAGGTGTAGCACTGAGTGTGGACACTTTGCCCCTGAACAGTGGGGCAGGTTCAGAAGGCAGTGGCACTGCCACCCCTTCAGCCCTTATTGCCACCAATATGGTAGCCATGGAGGCCATCTGTTCTGAGGGAATTGCCTGTCTTGCCAACAGAATTGTCCTCAAAGCCCAGCCATTAAAGCATTGTCTCTCTTGA